The Kiritimatiellia bacterium genomic interval ATAAGAGTGCGTTTAATGTGGGCGTCGGCGTTATCTTCCGCTCCGTTGTGCGCGTACTGGGAATACGGCTTTTCGGGGGCAAGCTTTTCCAGCCATTTTTCAAAATCGGCGTGCAGTCCGCTTTCGTCATCGTTGACAAACACGCTGGCGGTGATGTGCATCGCGTTCACCAGGATGAGCCCCTCTTTCACGCCGCTTTCCTCAAGGCATTTTTCCACCTGCGGGGTGATATTGATGAATGCCCGGCGCTGTTTCGTTTCAAACCAGAGTTCCTTGCGATACGTTTTCATGATCCACGGTCTCCTTGTTTGCCCCCGAATATTGCACGAATTTCGTGCAATATTCAGGTTGTAAAATAAATTGAGTTTGTCATTTTTAATTTTGCCGCACAAGCACAAACCCACACCTCCGTTGCGGGCGGCTGCCTGTTCCCTTAGCAAACCCCTTGCCCGGGGCTTGAAAATCAATTTGACAGGAAGAAAAAAGCAGGTATTATTCCGTTCTCTTCTCAAGGGCGATTAGCTCAGTTGGCTAGAGCACTACCTTGACATGGTAGGGGTCGGAGGTTCGAGCCCTCTATCGCCCACCATAAGCCCAACCCCTCGCATCACATTATGCCCGCAATAATAATTTTCATGCGGGAATGAATTATGCCGCCAAAGTCGGCGCTTGTATTTGACCGCGGTA includes:
- a CDS encoding secondary thiamine-phosphate synthase enzyme YjbQ, whose translation is MKTYRKELWFETKQRRAFINITPQVEKCLEESGVKEGLILVNAMHITASVFVNDDESGLHADFEKWLEKLAPEKPYSQYAHNGAEDNADAHIKRTLMGREVVVAVTNGRLDFGPWEQIFYGEFDGRRKKRVLVKIIGE